CTAGGACATAACCTTCTTACTGGATCCTTACCTTCTAGCCTTTTCAACATGTCTTTCTTGGAAGAAGTTGATCTCTCTGGTAATAGTTTATCAGGCCATCTTCCATCGGATATCTGCAATGGTAACTCCAAACTCAAAGGGCTTCAACTGTCGTCAAATTTTattgaaggtacaattccagCATTCATATACAGATGCAGGAACCTTGAGCTTTTATCACTGTCCTACAATCAATTTGATGGAAGCATACCTCGAACACTTGGATACTTGACCAAGCTCAAGGATTTACATCTTGGGGGAAACAATTTTAGAGGTATGGACTCAATCGttattaccttttttcctcacatacatcaatcgttatagtaatttttctacaaaaaatcctagaaaatacaatccaaacaaggtaaGGACGAACTACTTTCTCATAAAAAAGTTATATATTCAAATTCTAATATCGATATAATAGATGTGTTAGTGGGTTATGGCCCTTATGGGCAATCTGCCATATAATAGTGATCCGAATTGAACTCACACAATCTTTACTTtatccaaggaaaaaaaaaaaaccctagtctCAAGAGTATGTCTTGTCCTGTGATAGTGATCGAAACTAAACCTACCTAAACTTTactttatccaaaaaaaaaaaaaatcctattaaCAACTTATGATCTCAGAGGCATGTTCTACCTTTAAAAAAATCTTAGTCTCGAGAGGTTGCGATGTCCTGTGGCAGTAATTAGAGTTAAACCCACCCAAACTGGTGGTAATTAGAATTAAACCCACCCAAACTTTAccttatcccaaaaaaaaaaaaaaactgttagtGACTTATGATTTGTGGGGataccaaataaaaaaatagaaaaaagtggGACGCACACGAGACCCAATGGTTAGAGATAAAGTGCCTTACCAACTTGTCTATAGTTCGTTGTCACCATCATGCTACTtctataacgggttcattttcttgattaaaaAAGTTGGATTCTTGAATTACTACATTTTATCAACATATACAATTTGTACACATGCTGTATTGAGGCTCGATCACTAGTCGTCAATTATGCTATGTTAGACATTTTGATATAGGTGGGTACCTAATAATGTTACCATTGTATGTTGTCGAGCAAATTCATATTATTGACTCTTGAAATATAACTTTTCAAATAGAAACATATCTTTTCTGTTGCAATATAGGTGGAATTCCGTTGGAGATTGGAAATCTTACGCATTTGGAGCAACTGGACATGCAAAGTAGCTCACTAACTGGAAGAATACCATCATCTATTTTCAATATATCCTCACTGAGAATGATTGATTTTTCTAACAACAGCCTCTCAGGAAGCTTTCCTGTAGACATGTCTTACAATCTTCCCGCACTTGAGGAGCTATATCTTTTTACCAATCACTTCAATGGCTCAATTCCATCCTTCATATGGGAATCCAAGAATCTTGTGATGGTCAGATTGTCAGAAAACAACTTCACAGGAGGCATATCGAGAAGGGTTGGGAACCTAACTTCACTAAAAGGACTTGATCTAGATGACAACAAGCTGACAGGTATGGAATTTCTGTGACCAATGCTTGATTTGGAATTTCTGTGACTAACTCCTCCCATCTGGTCAATGCTTGATTTGGATTTCAATTTTCCTCTGTATGTGTATAGTGCTTGAGATATGTATAGCAGAGAATATCGAATTGCATACCCTGTCTTTCAATTTATAGTACACGTCCTCGTGCGCATACATTGCATGATATTAAGTGTATACTAATCCAGAAAGAGTAATTATGTTAGAGCTCTATCCACGCAGAGTGCAAAACCTTTAAGCAGTAGTGAAAGTTCATGATCATGATTGGTCAGAGCAATCTATTTCAAGTACTTTATAAGTATCCTGGCGTAGTACTTGCATCAGTATGTAAAGCCTAAAAATCTTACTCAGCCTTGACTTAACCTGCCACCTTGATTATCTAAAACCTTTGTCACTGGTGTGCATAGAGAAATAATACTTGAAATTGTACATTTATATGCTGGTCCTAGAACTTCAGAACAAATCATAGAACTTGTAGCTGGTACATACTTTTTTTCTATAAGCATTTTGTATCGAGACATCTTCAAACGTCCAACCGTttaaagcatttttttttttccaagctaAGCACTTTTGTCTATCTTCAGATTTCAAAAACTAATGCAAGCAGTCATTTGGAACAGGTGAAATACCTGTTGAGATAGGTAACAATGCCATTCTCCAACGACTTGCACTTGGTTACAATAATCTTGCAGGTCACGTCCAACCTGGATTCTTCAACATGTCGTCATTGACATTGTTGGTCCTGGACAATAACCACTTCTCTGGCCCTCTGCCTACAAGCATGTGGACAACACTTCCAAATATTGAGCGAATTTATCTATCTACGAATAAATTCACAGGGATGCTCCCAAGTTCTATATCCAATGTTACTAAGCTTACCTTGCTAGCCATGATTGAAAACTCTTTGACTGGCCCAATACCAAACACAGTAGGTGACTTGAAATTCTTGAGGAGACTTTATCTTGGAGGGAATAACTTCACCAGAGAATCTTCGACTGAAGAATTGACTTTCATATCTGCTTTAACAAAGTGCAGAGAGTTCGAAGCTGCGGAATTATCACTGAATCAATTCAATGGTTTCCTGCCAAGTTCAATTGGGAACTTTTCCGCATCTCTTCAATCGTTCAATTGCTTTTTATGCAAAATTAAGGGACCTATTCCAAGTGaaattggaaatttgactaGCTTGCAGTCCATAAATTTAGATAGCAATGAGTTTACAGGAGTTATCCCATCAACACTTGGGAAATTAAGTCAAGCTGATCGCATATATCTTGAGCACAATAAACTGCAAGGAAACATCCCCCCTGAGCTTTGCCAACTGAAGAATCTTGGTGATTTATATCTTCACAACAATATGCTCCAAGGTCCAATACCACATTGCTTGGGTGAAATCAAGTCCTTGAGACGACTCTTTTTGCACTCCAACAATTTGACCTCAACCATTCCAATGACTTTATGGGAACTTAAAGATCTCTTGGGTCTAAATCTGTCCTCAAACTTTTTGACCGGTCACCTTCCAGCAGAGGTTCAGAACTTGAGGGTCATTACACAATTAGACTTATCATGGAATGAACTTTCAGGTGATATTCCAAGTACTCTTAGCAGTGCTCAATCACTTGTTTATCTGTCATTGGCACAAAATAGATTTCAAGGAGATATTCCTGAGTCTCTTGGAAGCATAATGAGCTTGGAACATTTGGATCTATCTCATAATAATCTTTCTGGAAGGATACCAAAGTCATTCGAGAAGCTTAAATACCTAAACTTTTTGAATGTGTCTTTGAATAAATTAGAAGGAGAAATTCCAAATGGTGGACCTTTTGTTAACTTCACTGATCAATCATTTCTGCAAAACTCTGCTCTGTGTGGTTCAGATCGTTTACATTTCTCACCTTGCAAAACAGAAACACATTCCAAATCAAGGTCAAAAACGGTTCTAAGGTACATTTGGCTTCCTATTGTATTTGGTATCCTAATTGTAGCTGTGATCGTATACTTGTGGGCGAGTAAACAAAGACAAAGTGTAGGCTTACCACAGACTGATTTCTCATTGCCTCATACCTGGAGAAAAGTTTCCTACCTGGAACTTCTGAAAGCAACAGATTCTTTTAGCACAAAAAATCTACTTGGGACCGGAAGTTATGGTTCTGTGTATAGAGGAACACTTGCTGATGGTTCCAATATTGCAGTTAAAGTTTTCCACTTGCAATCAGAAGGAGCAATCAGGACCTTTGATTCTGAATGTGAAGTATTAGCAAGTATACGACATCGAAACATTATTAGAATCCTCAGTTGTTGTAGTAATGAGGATATCAAGGCCTTGGTGCTGGAGTATATGCCAAAGGGGAGCCTCGAGAGCTGGTTATATGCAGGCAATTACTTTCTAAACTTTCTACAGAGAACACATATTGCAATTGACGTTGCATCAGCTCTAGAATACCTTCATCATGATCACATGCCACCCATTGTTCATTGTGATTTAAAGCCTAGCAACATCTTGATCGACAAAGATATGACAGCATGCATCTGCGACTTCAGCATTGCCAAACTTTTTGGTGAAAGGGAAGTTTTGGTGCAAACCAAGACCTTAGCAACAATTGGTTACATGGCTCCAGGTAAGCTTTGTTTCAATAAATTTACCTTGACTACCTAGTCTATTTTTCGTTTGCACTTAAGAAACAATATTACTCGGAAATATTGATTTGATGAATGTACATGCTATTATAGAATATGGAACAGAGGGTATAGTATCTCCAAGTGGTGATGTCTACAGTTTTGGTATAATCTTGCTTGAAATGTTCACATTGAAGAAACCAACTGATGATACTTTTGGGGAAGAATTGAACTTGAAGCAGTGGATTATGGAGTCACTACGGGAAAGTTCCATAATGGATGTTGTTGACAGAAATTTAATTGGACAAGACGATGTTCAActacaaggaaagaaagaatgtCTGGAAGATATCTTTCATCTTGGGCTAGATTGTTTAGCTGATTCACCACATGGGAGGATCAACATGAGGGATATTGTGCTTAGGCTCAAAAAGATCAAAGCAAAATTACTTAAATGAAGTAGTCTGATGAGTTGCAACAAAACCCGTTTTTTAACAggaaattttcttccttttaggAATAGTCCTTGCATAATTTGAAGGCTGAAGCATTTCCTGACTTTTTGAAGAAAGTATACTGCTGTAATTAGCTGTTTTGGAGTTTTTCGAGAAGTGATGAGATAACTGATTTACAGAATAAAGGCTGTTTTTATTGTATTCATTTCTTCTTACACAATTTTTCCTCCCGGATTCGTTGGTTAGAAATGGCTGCTTTCAAATGCACTTTTAAAATGGTACTTCGTACTTTCTATGCTCTCTAGTATGCGTGTCAGAAAGATACAATAAACACAAGGGTTCATCCCCTCCTCcctccctcttcctcctccaGTAATGTTAGGGCCAACATTAAGTATTACCGCTATGGTTTTAGACTTCTTAATTCGATTCGCATTCCTCTACCTACTTCTAGTAGTATTTGCATCTCACCTTAGTGTTCAAGAACTAGTTTTTAAGTAAAACATTGATAATTTCTTTAATGGCTATATCTATACTAAGTCTTCTTTTCAAAGTGTTCAAGTTCAATACCGATTAATGGCCTTACCTCGAATAAGAGATTAGcataatttaaattcaaaaagtgttttGTTTAGACTACAGAAGCCAAAATTTCACTAGGTAGTGAAGTTAAAATAGATTAGGATAAATTATCTTTTACACCAGGTAATTTTGTAATTTACCACATAACCCCCTCTTTATAGTTTAAAATCTTATATATAACCCTCTCATAATTTGGGTTGTTAgctgacaggttgtcgaagcctgtgcaataataaatacctgctcaaactaaaagtaatttctgtagatagtggtgaacagggtcgaatccacagggactgggagtaattgtttcttttcaaattcacagtgacaaaggGGTGTTTTTATCTCAGAGGTGACAATTTAAgcaattcaaataaaatctaagaaactactaaaaattaaataacaaattactaaaatctaattagtgataattaaggatctagccaagaaataacttcagcaatggttcacctaattgatcatcgataagcaaaggcaattccaattatttactaataaataggttataactgccaaacaagcgatggcagtcaacccctccttactgtgtcggtgatcaaggtacgtccgttaatcactgctctaattaagaaataatcctaggtacgcccgtagaatttaattccccagctgccttacgtattagaggagccctattctaaccaaataacgcactaccagggttattttagattagcccgcgtattcccctgacacaaatctaatcatgccagttgtcactattttagagcaattaaacaattacggatttaatgccctaattgacaatagattacccaatcaactaattatctggatccaagacaatcaattaattaaataatcacaAGCACTGCAAATAAGGAAAATGCgaatactaataaataaaagaaaaagataaaattaaatcgatctcacaattttaggcgaGCCAAGGCCTCcgttgtttcttgactagaaaaggAGATTTAGTTCATCCCGGATAAAAAAGACCCAAACAGAATTGCAGCAACAATTGTGGCCATTGTCTCCAAGAATTGGGAAAATTCAATTcgtcaaaggaagaaagaaaagcaagttGCAGCAACTGATTCTATGGTTTCTACTTGTCCAGGCATACGAGAGAAAACTACGCaagaatggaaaatggaaaagtcAAAGTTGTTTAATCTCCCCAGACCTACGTAGGACAAACAACCAAAAAGAGATTCTccaaggaaaagtcaaaagcaAGACTAAACTAAAAGATGAGAAATCAAAAGCTAAGCTATTGCTCCTATTCTAATGGCTACTGTGCGGCGTCCGCCGCCCAGTCCCCTCTAGCCGAAAGAAGACTTCGGCCCCCCTTTTTAATGCAGTCTTCGGGCCGATTACCGATGAGGGTTGCGGTTTGATATTCCAAAAATGTCCCTAGATgcctgctacttgaactctttcttgataactgtcaaattggccttgattgtgatatttttgttctactccctgaaataaatgtaaattacgaaaagtgagtagaatctaataattaatccacatcaagtcaggtaatagaggaaattaataataaaataaatgatagaaTTGCAACCTATCATTAGCATTAGTTTTTTTCGTTAAAATTAACGGTcaataataaaaagtcaaaatcaaattgataaattaataaattcatccttttactacttttttttttctttgttcctttcctttttctcctcTTTTCAGGAAGAGAGGAGATGATTTTAAAAACCTATATATTGGCCtacaaaatcttaattttctccaaatacaaaagagatggaaagaaaataaaaaaaatagtaggaaatgaaaaaagattgaagggaaatataaaataaataagttaagaaataaaaaatgtcAAATCTTTTTTGACAACAAATATCATTATAGATTTTTAAACCAAACATTTAATGGTATTTTTTActtcttatttatctattttttattttaatttcttcttttttatgattggagggaaaaaataataaaagaataaatttatcaatttattagCTTGACTGTAACTTTTTACTATTAACTGTTAGTTTTAACGAAAAAAGTAACGGTGATACATTAGCCAAACCTACCACGAGCACTTCCGATCCTCGGCCTCACAACCAAGCCCGCACCAGCACCTGTGCGTACAATCAGAATGCCGTCCTTCCTCCACAGGCCATGTCTCCGCAGTATTTCTTTTGGACTACTAACACTTTGAAGAATCGAGATAAGCATGCTCCTGAAGCTGTCAAGGACTTCGCTCAAGCAAAATTACCACATCAACACTATCCGCCAGCCAAGTCAACCCCTGTCATTAGCACTGATATCAACAATCACCACCAACACCACAATCTCTATTACCAGTCACAAGCAAAAGCCGTCCAGTTAAATAGTCAAATTGCGCTTGATGCAAAACTGCTACATGCACAATCTCCATTTGGTGCAGTTGGCGCTGCAGCTGTTGCTGTTGCTGCACAGAGAATGGGCAGACTTAGGTTCTTTGCTGTCTGGCTGGATTAGGGGTGCAGTGAACTATAAAATTCAGGGTACCCTGAGACTTGAGAGATGATTACTTGGTCGATAATTCATGTTTTGTCATCTCTCTCCCTGTCATTAggacctctttttttttttccattcaaaTTTAACAATTGAGCGCAATCAAAGGGATCACAAGAAGGCTTGGGAAAATCGAACTCACAAAGAGTTGGTGGCTGATAATGGATACTTGAT
This portion of the Coffea arabica cultivar ET-39 chromosome 2e, Coffea Arabica ET-39 HiFi, whole genome shotgun sequence genome encodes:
- the LOC113731119 gene encoding uncharacterized protein: MGNRCFFFAALFMANSVTLILATTPAHNLSTDVSALLGFKTLISSDPFGVLASWNSNNSVCNWFGVACNHVNNQRVTVLNLSDSSIGGSIGPQLGDLSFLTSLDLSYNNFTGFIPTELANLHALEDLNLGYNNISGKIPSWLGALPGLQLLLLNNNSFAGVIPVSLSNISKLETLNLEYNLLEGNIPQGIGNLSNLRTLTLGHNLLTGSLPSSLFNMSFLEEVDLSGNSLSGHLPSDICNGNSKLKGLQLSSNFIEGTIPAFIYRCRNLELLSLSYNQFDGSIPRTLGYLTKLKDLHLGGNNFRGGIPLEIGNLTHLEQLDMQSSSLTGRIPSSIFNISSLRMIDFSNNSLSGSFPVDMSYNLPALEELYLFTNHFNGSIPSFIWESKNLVMVRLSENNFTGGISRRVGNLTSLKGLDLDDNKLTGEIPVEIGNNAILQRLALGYNNLAGHVQPGFFNMSSLTLLVLDNNHFSGPLPTSMWTTLPNIERIYLSTNKFTGMLPSSISNVTKLTLLAMIENSLTGPIPNTVGDLKFLRRLYLGGNNFTRESSTEELTFISALTKCREFEAAELSLNQFNGFLPSSIGNFSASLQSFNCFLCKIKGPIPSEIGNLTSLQSINLDSNEFTGVIPSTLGKLSQADRIYLEHNKLQGNIPPELCQLKNLGDLYLHNNMLQGPIPHCLGEIKSLRRLFLHSNNLTSTIPMTLWELKDLLGLNLSSNFLTGHLPAEVQNLRVITQLDLSWNELSGDIPSTLSSAQSLVYLSLAQNRFQGDIPESLGSIMSLEHLDLSHNNLSGRIPKSFEKLKYLNFLNVSLNKLEGEIPNGGPFVNFTDQSFLQNSALCGSDRLHFSPCKTETHSKSRSKTVLRYIWLPIVFGILIVAVIVYLWASKQRQSVGLPQTDFSLPHTWRKVSYLELLKATDSFSTKNLLGTGSYGSVYRGTLADGSNIAVKVFHLQSEGAIRTFDSECEVLASIRHRNIIRILSCCSNEDIKALVLEYMPKGSLESWLYAGNYFLNFLQRTHIAIDVASALEYLHHDHMPPIVHCDLKPSNILIDKDMTACICDFSIAKLFGEREVLVQTKTLATIGYMAPEYGTEGIVSPSGDVYSFGIILLEMFTLKKPTDDTFGEELNLKQWIMESLRESSIMDVVDRNLIGQDDVQLQGKKECLEDIFHLGLDCLADSPHGRINMRDIVLRLKKIKAKLLK